The Bacillus xiapuensis genome window below encodes:
- a CDS encoding thiol-disulfide oxidoreductase DCC family protein: protein MHPVILFDGDCNFCDASVQFIIKRDPKGLFHFASLQSDTGEKLRAKHHVPDDVDSMILIEGNKVYYKSAAALRICLHLKGAWKLLYALMIIPCPIRDIAYEYVAKNRYKWFGQKESCTLPPPHIRKRFV, encoded by the coding sequence ATGCATCCAGTCATTTTATTTGACGGAGATTGTAACTTTTGCGACGCCAGCGTCCAGTTTATTATTAAGCGCGACCCAAAGGGCCTCTTTCATTTCGCCTCGCTGCAAAGCGACACCGGCGAAAAGCTGCGGGCCAAGCATCATGTTCCCGATGATGTCGACAGCATGATCCTGATTGAAGGGAACAAGGTCTATTATAAATCAGCGGCCGCTCTAAGAATTTGCCTGCATTTAAAAGGGGCCTGGAAGCTATTATATGCGCTGATGATCATCCCGTGTCCGATTCGCGACATTGCCTATGAGTATGTGGCGAAGAATCGCTACAAATGGTTCGGGCAGAAAGAAAGCTGTACGCTGCCGCCTCCACATATTCGCAAACGATTCGTTTAA
- a CDS encoding MerR family transcriptional regulator, with product MKIKDVCAQTGLTRKTIEYYETKGFISPEKEENGYRFFSNEDVEILSQISLWRGLGLSISEIREVLHADDPHQALMKVQEAKQLQLSISQRKAELLKQLVEGHDRKQIHKELEAMEKHLLIKERLLHRFPGYLGKFLALHFGSFLENPIESAQQEEAFNEIIQFLDGLEPIELPEEAQQLLDEIPFTVTNEERDKWKEEKMKWLDQPEAMIEEYSRIKRTEWFAQSRQLADSLKPIMHSRGYYDVFIPVMCRLSPDYAQYLDQLSKTMKTCTDPMSDL from the coding sequence GTGAAAATCAAAGATGTTTGTGCACAAACAGGCTTAACGAGAAAAACCATTGAATACTATGAAACAAAAGGATTCATTTCTCCTGAAAAAGAGGAAAACGGCTATCGCTTTTTCAGCAATGAGGATGTGGAAATTCTGTCTCAAATTTCCTTATGGAGAGGCTTGGGATTATCGATTAGTGAAATTCGTGAAGTATTGCATGCGGATGACCCCCATCAGGCGCTTATGAAAGTTCAGGAAGCGAAACAGCTGCAGCTGTCCATTTCGCAAAGAAAAGCCGAACTGCTGAAGCAATTAGTGGAAGGGCATGATCGCAAGCAGATTCATAAAGAATTAGAAGCGATGGAGAAACATTTACTCATCAAAGAACGGCTGCTTCATCGTTTCCCCGGTTACTTGGGGAAATTCTTAGCTCTGCATTTCGGCTCATTTTTAGAAAATCCGATTGAATCGGCTCAGCAAGAAGAGGCCTTCAACGAAATCATTCAATTTTTAGACGGTCTGGAGCCGATAGAGCTGCCTGAAGAAGCACAACAGCTATTGGATGAAATCCCGTTCACGGTGACGAATGAAGAAAGGGACAAGTGGAAGGAAGAGAAGATGAAATGGCTGGATCAGCCGGAAGCGATGATTGAGGAATACAGCAGGATCAAAAGGACGGAATGGTTTGCGCAGTCCCGGCAGCTGGCGGACAGCTTAAAGCCCATTATGCATTCAAGAGGATATTACGATGTGTTTATACCGGTTATGTGCAGGCTTAGCCCGGATTATGCTCAGTATTTAGATCAGCTTTCAAAAACAATGAAAACATGCACCGACCCGATGTCCGATCTGTAA
- a CDS encoding lamin tail domain-containing protein: MHKKKWKKTMHGTLSAALAASLLVPGFPLPTKAATKAADLIISEYVEGGSYNKAIELYNGTGASVDLSTYTLELHSNGAVASTGKVNLTGTLASNDTYVIYHKDAAQPIKDQGDLEGTAAVNFNGDDPVVLRNNGAVVDSIGQADGLKHRFGTDVTLVRKSSVQSGDMNIVDAFDAAAEWDSYSKDTFSNLGSHEMDGSAASEPTESVEVASAFITGTPKVGETLTAKANDGATNVKYQWQAADAADGAYTNIEGATDNTLKLTASQEGKFIKVVIRGDNESQAASEATEQVAAADPVQAMAIAEARTKSAGETVTIKGIVTAKLKNTIAVEDETGGIAVRPASLDVTVGDQVTLLGTIADFRGLLQVDPATIVEKTAGAGTPASKEVTGADVKEDNESELVTVKNVKIKSVHDGGSWANYTATDGTTEFIVRDETGELDLTEGMAYDSITGIVQQYNKDYQIIPRSQQDIVADSSVVQPVFASPGSGIFAGGTTVTLSTNTANAEILYTTDGSDPAAHGVKYEAPIEMKENTTLKAVVKTADGQYSEAKTFDYKITDSLQIHDVQGASHASPLNGQTVENLQGVVTYSFKLGSSYYYHIQTPDEQVDRDPKTSEGIVLYSGKNPWPIREGDLVSVTGKVSEYAIDGFSDRQKTDLKTTQINVRNDQGGEVDVVEKGVELPDPIVIDERNLPADKIDSDQLEKFNPDTDAIDFWESLEGMRVQVGNVKAVAPQEHGDLVTVLESSETNSLHGGVLLEENDQNAERIQFRLEPNRSARDFEVATGDQFKGPIEGVVGYSFQNYKIYVELDKMEAAHVKGEAKPEQTTIAKDEKKLTIASYNLENFSNNDKTTSNEKAQKLARAIAADMQSPDIVGVTEVQDNNGPDGGDSKADQSYQRLIKAIADAGGPDYQYVNIDPVNDQDGGQPGANIRVGFLYNPDRVSLTKGRPAGEATTAVGYENGKLTYNPGRIAPTNEAFNSSRKPLAAQFDFQGENVIVIANHWNSKGGDTPLFGLQQPPVYKSEEQRKKIAKVVTNFIKEIKTENPDANIVSLGDFNDFQFSDALKIHEGEHMTNMIHKVEERDRYTYVYQGNSQVLDHILVSNNLAAHTKVDILHINADFTDMAGRASDHDPVLVQVDLKGAGKGTPELVKPEKAFNLANLKTKKLTIQSPSVAIHLDESSVLTEGLYLTGAYAELKGAGLKTAKVIIQPKAPGAIIDFKGAEAREVIIFGTNVKEIRGAENIMNKIQYENGAAPGSIQFTDSEGEPIGSPSVPEGNKAPVLQKELTNQTVKAGETLSLSLTNYFLILIVTL, encoded by the coding sequence ATGCACAAAAAGAAATGGAAAAAAACGATGCATGGCACCTTGTCAGCCGCCTTAGCCGCCAGCCTGCTAGTACCTGGCTTTCCATTGCCAACGAAAGCCGCAACCAAAGCGGCGGATTTGATTATTTCGGAGTATGTGGAGGGCGGAAGTTATAATAAAGCGATTGAGCTTTATAATGGGACAGGCGCTTCTGTGGATTTAAGTACGTACACATTGGAGCTGCATTCCAATGGGGCTGTTGCTTCAACTGGTAAAGTGAATTTAACTGGAACACTGGCTAGTAATGATACGTATGTGATCTATCACAAGGATGCAGCACAGCCAATAAAGGATCAGGGGGATTTAGAGGGAACGGCAGCCGTGAACTTTAATGGGGATGATCCGGTTGTCTTAAGAAATAATGGCGCGGTTGTAGACTCTATTGGACAGGCGGATGGATTAAAGCATCGTTTTGGCACAGACGTCACCTTAGTCCGCAAAAGCTCCGTTCAATCAGGTGATATGAACATCGTTGACGCATTTGATGCGGCTGCGGAGTGGGATAGCTACTCTAAAGATACTTTTTCTAACTTAGGCTCTCATGAAATGGACGGCTCAGCAGCCTCGGAACCAACTGAGTCAGTTGAAGTTGCATCTGCCTTCATAACCGGGACTCCAAAAGTGGGAGAAACATTAACAGCAAAAGCTAATGACGGAGCGACAAATGTCAAGTATCAATGGCAAGCGGCTGATGCAGCAGACGGTGCCTATACAAATATTGAAGGCGCCACTGATAACACGCTGAAGCTGACAGCTTCACAGGAAGGAAAGTTTATTAAAGTTGTCATTCGCGGAGACAATGAATCCCAAGCGGCCAGCGAAGCAACAGAGCAAGTGGCAGCGGCTGATCCGGTTCAAGCCATGGCCATTGCTGAGGCGCGGACAAAGTCCGCTGGTGAAACGGTAACGATTAAAGGAATCGTCACTGCCAAATTGAAAAACACGATTGCGGTAGAAGATGAGACGGGCGGGATCGCCGTTCGTCCAGCAAGCTTAGATGTGACGGTGGGCGATCAAGTGACGTTATTAGGGACCATCGCCGATTTTAGAGGTCTCCTGCAAGTAGATCCAGCAACAATCGTTGAAAAAACGGCTGGTGCCGGTACGCCTGCTTCGAAAGAAGTGACGGGTGCTGATGTGAAGGAAGACAATGAGTCAGAGCTTGTGACTGTGAAAAATGTGAAAATTAAAAGCGTCCACGATGGCGGTTCTTGGGCGAATTATACCGCCACAGATGGCACAACTGAATTTATCGTTCGCGATGAAACAGGAGAATTAGATTTAACAGAAGGGATGGCGTATGATTCCATTACAGGAATTGTGCAGCAATATAATAAGGATTATCAGATCATTCCGCGTTCGCAGCAAGATATCGTAGCCGACAGCTCTGTGGTCCAGCCGGTGTTTGCCAGTCCTGGCAGCGGCATATTTGCAGGCGGCACAACGGTTACCTTATCGACAAATACGGCGAATGCTGAAATTCTTTACACAACCGATGGATCAGATCCAGCTGCCCATGGCGTGAAATACGAAGCGCCCATTGAGATGAAAGAAAATACCACGCTTAAAGCTGTGGTAAAAACAGCAGATGGTCAGTACAGCGAAGCCAAAACATTCGATTATAAGATTACAGACAGCTTACAAATTCACGATGTTCAAGGAGCTAGCCATGCCTCTCCATTAAATGGCCAAACGGTGGAGAACCTTCAAGGAGTGGTAACGTATTCATTTAAATTAGGCAGCAGCTATTATTACCATATCCAAACACCGGATGAACAGGTCGACCGTGATCCGAAAACATCGGAAGGCATCGTTCTATATAGCGGAAAGAACCCTTGGCCGATCCGGGAAGGGGACTTAGTTTCTGTTACCGGTAAAGTCAGTGAATATGCGATTGACGGGTTCAGTGACCGTCAGAAAACAGACCTGAAGACGACACAAATCAACGTTCGCAATGATCAAGGCGGGGAGGTGGACGTTGTAGAAAAAGGAGTGGAATTGCCAGACCCAATCGTGATTGATGAACGCAATCTTCCAGCTGACAAGATTGACAGTGATCAGCTAGAGAAATTCAATCCGGATACAGACGCCATTGACTTCTGGGAAAGTCTTGAAGGCATGCGCGTGCAAGTGGGCAATGTCAAAGCCGTCGCTCCGCAAGAGCATGGTGATCTTGTAACGGTTCTTGAAAGCAGTGAAACGAACTCTTTACATGGCGGTGTTCTTTTAGAAGAGAATGATCAAAATGCTGAGCGCATTCAATTCCGCTTAGAGCCGAACCGCTCAGCGCGAGACTTTGAAGTGGCGACTGGCGATCAATTTAAAGGTCCCATCGAAGGCGTAGTCGGTTATTCATTCCAAAACTACAAAATTTACGTTGAACTAGATAAGATGGAAGCGGCTCATGTAAAAGGGGAGGCGAAGCCGGAACAAACGACGATTGCGAAGGATGAGAAGAAGCTGACAATCGCTTCTTATAATTTAGAGAACTTCTCTAACAATGATAAAACGACCTCGAATGAGAAAGCGCAAAAGCTGGCAAGAGCCATCGCTGCCGATATGCAAAGCCCTGATATTGTTGGTGTGACAGAGGTGCAAGATAACAACGGCCCAGATGGCGGCGATTCAAAAGCAGATCAAAGCTATCAGCGATTGATCAAGGCGATTGCAGATGCCGGGGGACCGGACTATCAGTATGTAAATATTGATCCGGTGAACGATCAAGACGGCGGCCAGCCAGGCGCCAATATCCGTGTCGGCTTCCTGTACAATCCTGATCGTGTCTCGTTAACAAAGGGGAGGCCAGCTGGAGAGGCAACGACAGCTGTTGGATATGAAAATGGAAAATTAACATATAATCCAGGCCGTATTGCCCCAACTAACGAGGCCTTTAATAGCAGCCGTAAGCCGCTGGCTGCCCAGTTTGATTTCCAAGGGGAGAATGTGATTGTCATTGCGAACCATTGGAACTCTAAAGGCGGAGATACCCCGTTATTCGGTTTACAGCAGCCGCCTGTTTACAAAAGTGAAGAACAGCGCAAGAAAATTGCTAAAGTCGTAACGAACTTTATTAAAGAGATAAAGACTGAGAATCCAGATGCCAACATCGTTTCTCTTGGCGATTTTAACGATTTCCAATTCTCTGATGCGCTAAAGATTCACGAAGGTGAACATATGACGAACATGATCCATAAGGTGGAAGAGCGGGATCGCTATACGTATGTGTACCAAGGGAACTCCCAAGTGTTAGACCATATTCTAGTATCGAATAACTTAGCAGCCCACACGAAAGTGGATATTCTGCATATCAATGCCGACTTCACTGATATGGCAGGGCGCGCCAGCGACCATGATCCAGTATTAGTGCAAGTGGATTTGAAAGGGGCTGGCAAAGGAACACCGGAGCTCGTTAAGCCTGAAAAAGCATTCAACTTAGCAAACCTTAAAACGAAGAAGCTGACCATTCAATCACCAAGCGTGGCGATTCATCTTGATGAGTCATCTGTTTTGACGGAAGGCCTTTACTTAACGGGTGCATATGCTGAACTGAAAGGTGCCGGTTTGAAAACGGCAAAAGTAATCATCCAGCCGAAAGCGCCAGGTGCCATTATTGACTTCAAAGGCGCTGAAGCAAGGGAAGTCATTATTTTCGGGACGAATGTTAAAGAAATCAGAGGCGCTGAAAACATCATGAACAAAATCCAATATGAAAATGGAGCCGCACCTGGTTCTATCCAGTTCACAGATTCAGAAGGAGAGCCAATCGGCTCTCCTTCTGTGCCTGAGGGCAATAAGGCGCCAGTGTTACAAAAGGAATTGACAAATCAAACAGTGAAAGCGGGAGAAACGCTTTCTCTTTCATTAACCAATTATTTTCTGATCCTGATCGTGACCCTTTAA
- a CDS encoding IS1182 family transposase: MSSQKTTPTNYNTDQLSLPLETEEVSTQKKNFRSKPVFVSYQTDQLMLPMDLSDWIPAHHVSRFIHEMIENMPDELFIKPYKGGGRSAYHPKMMVKILLYAYSQKVYSCRGIAKMLDENLPMIWLSAMQKPDFRTINRFRSGQMKSMIDTLFEEMILLLIENQYISMENYFLDGTKIEANANKYSFSWKKATMRFEAKLREKIKETLHHIQEIVEADEASMIEECLEAKKVSPEQLAQVETVLEKKMEQIEKDVAQEDRKERKAKRQKRSFVQKLAKSVSRDFIPRLVKYKQQMETYGDRNSFSKTDTDATFMRMKEDHMKNGQLKPGYNVQMATENQFVLFYTIHQRPTDTRCFIPHMEKLKGSRLPFPKKVIADAGYGSESNYVYATEEKMDYLIPYNTYLKEQKRRYKKDRFQPRNWTYIEEDDVYICPNDRRIRFKRYSTRTDSYGMKRDFKIYECEDCTDCPLKALCTKSKGNRQIHYNPVYEEMKAKAKNSLWSDENTPIYARRKVEVESAFGHIKGNRSFRRFSLRGIDKVHTEFGIVALAHNFLKMAGLAQTFSGNPLTMKERGEKNELFFSPRSYFRGLWDSPFLFNQFLSLRR; encoded by the coding sequence ATGAGCAGCCAAAAGACTACTCCCACAAATTATAACACGGACCAGTTGTCTTTACCACTAGAAACGGAAGAGGTGTCCACGCAAAAAAAGAACTTCCGTTCCAAACCTGTCTTTGTTTCCTATCAAACAGACCAGCTGATGCTTCCGATGGATCTCAGTGACTGGATTCCTGCACACCATGTCTCCCGTTTTATCCATGAGATGATTGAAAACATGCCCGATGAGCTGTTCATCAAGCCTTATAAAGGCGGCGGCCGAAGTGCCTATCACCCCAAAATGATGGTCAAAATTCTTCTTTATGCGTACTCGCAAAAGGTCTATTCCTGCCGAGGAATCGCGAAGATGCTAGACGAAAACCTGCCGATGATTTGGCTCTCTGCCATGCAAAAACCAGATTTCCGTACGATTAACCGTTTCCGCAGCGGGCAGATGAAATCCATGATCGACACGCTGTTCGAGGAAATGATTCTCCTCTTGATTGAAAACCAATATATTTCCATGGAGAACTATTTTCTGGACGGCACAAAGATCGAGGCAAATGCCAATAAATACTCCTTTTCCTGGAAAAAAGCGACGATGAGATTTGAAGCGAAATTAAGAGAGAAGATCAAGGAGACCCTGCACCACATTCAAGAGATCGTGGAGGCAGATGAAGCTTCTATGATCGAGGAATGCCTGGAGGCGAAAAAAGTCAGCCCTGAACAATTGGCGCAAGTGGAAACGGTTCTGGAAAAGAAAATGGAACAGATAGAGAAAGACGTGGCGCAAGAAGATAGGAAAGAACGCAAGGCTAAGCGCCAAAAGCGATCCTTTGTTCAAAAGCTGGCAAAATCCGTAAGCAGGGATTTTATTCCGCGCCTGGTGAAATATAAACAACAAATGGAGACATACGGCGACCGAAACAGCTTTTCCAAAACCGATACAGATGCCACGTTTATGAGAATGAAAGAAGATCACATGAAAAACGGACAGCTAAAGCCTGGCTACAATGTGCAGATGGCAACGGAAAACCAATTTGTTTTGTTCTATACCATTCACCAGCGCCCAACGGATACTCGCTGTTTCATTCCGCACATGGAGAAACTGAAAGGCTCTCGCCTGCCGTTTCCGAAAAAAGTGATCGCCGATGCCGGCTATGGAAGCGAAAGCAACTATGTATATGCGACGGAAGAAAAAATGGACTATTTGATTCCTTATAATACCTATCTGAAAGAACAAAAACGCAGGTATAAAAAAGATCGTTTCCAGCCAAGGAACTGGACCTATATAGAAGAAGATGACGTATATATCTGTCCGAATGACCGCCGCATTCGCTTCAAACGTTATTCCACCCGTACGGATTCTTACGGGATGAAGAGAGATTTTAAAATTTATGAATGTGAGGATTGTACAGACTGCCCGCTGAAAGCCCTATGCACAAAATCGAAAGGGAACCGGCAGATTCATTACAACCCCGTGTACGAAGAAATGAAAGCAAAAGCCAAGAACAGCCTTTGGTCTGACGAGAACACACCGATTTATGCCCGGCGGAAAGTCGAGGTCGAAAGTGCGTTCGGTCATATCAAGGGCAATCGGTCGTTCCGCAGATTTTCCTTGCGGGGGATCGACAAGGTGCACACGGAATTTGGGATTGTGGCGTTAGCCCACAACTTCCTGAAAATGGCGGGCCTAGCCCAAACATTTTCAGGAAACCCGCTTACAATGAAAGAACGCGGAGAGAAAAACGAGTTGTTTTTCTCTCCGCGTTCTTATTTTAGGGGCTTATGGGACAGCCCCTTCTTATTCAATCAATTCCTTAGTCTTCGCCGATAA
- a CDS encoding histidine kinase has product MKKQLTFTVPVMIVVAVLSLWMLSKDYSEISLGTKLLITAGAVVLSGGISYLLFGGGEDSQNNDKR; this is encoded by the coding sequence ATGAAGAAACAATTGACATTCACCGTTCCTGTCATGATCGTAGTCGCTGTGCTTTCCCTATGGATGCTGTCCAAAGACTATTCTGAGATCAGTCTGGGGACGAAGCTGCTGATCACGGCAGGCGCCGTTGTCTTATCGGGCGGGATTTCTTATCTTTTATTTGGCGGCGGCGAAGATTCTCAAAATAATGATAAACGCTAA
- a CDS encoding YuzL family protein, which yields MGKRKQDPSKAGLGSPDVQGQGTTAAETGESAAPSSRKKKRK from the coding sequence ATGGGAAAACGCAAACAAGATCCATCCAAAGCCGGACTCGGTTCCCCGGATGTTCAAGGTCAAGGCACCACCGCAGCCGAAACCGGTGAATCCGCCGCTCCGTCCTCGCGCAAGAAAAAAAGAAAATAA
- a CDS encoding transporter, whose product MYDDFHYYSDFPEYEYEEWTSNRPFQPLPPSTPIGFPAPGQQPGSAPQAGGQPSYPPPPYTPQMPQAAAFAVDPGAIRGCLHRYTYIWLDSGRSFWFYPTYVGRTSVAGWRWRNSRWVYYGTDLRRIRSFQCFS is encoded by the coding sequence ATGTATGATGATTTCCACTATTATTCCGACTTTCCTGAGTACGAATATGAAGAATGGACGAGTAATCGACCGTTTCAGCCGCTTCCTCCAAGCACGCCTATCGGATTCCCAGCACCAGGCCAGCAGCCGGGAAGCGCGCCGCAGGCAGGAGGACAGCCATCCTATCCTCCTCCGCCTTACACGCCGCAAATGCCGCAAGCGGCCGCCTTTGCTGTAGATCCGGGAGCGATCCGCGGATGCTTGCACCGTTATACCTATATCTGGCTTGACAGCGGCCGCAGCTTTTGGTTCTACCCGACTTATGTAGGAAGAACCTCCGTCGCCGGCTGGCGCTGGAGAAACTCCCGCTGGGTCTACTACGGAACCGATTTGCGGAGAATCCGTTCTTTCCAGTGCTTCTCATAA
- a CDS encoding DUF3238 domain-containing protein, protein MKKGYLIGALASAAGAALLMNRDKKRQRMADPPQFMLKKVKQTADEISLEWTDTEANYRVYRQGQLIYEGARSSAKDRGLMPATSYLYTIEKTDTKGRVLDLIKVQTATKPEKRRQENILQDWIMTSVVGRTFISMEWEPIDGIEEYTIYRNGKRLAHVTDSFYIDQTVRPQEEYTYWIRAERPLAQSEENLSEEKFAAAGVIGFFKKGAKEKEAMMEVFRIAKLFDSIEAILRPKDSSQEHQWQLRYTTFLPMKRLKNPNFFSMNRYFAGDGRGFEPEADRFRTRADLAVSFADDKPSVRLNKAVGLSKAYGWTGRLREKGRASEGGIQLENVQTGKEKVEVLLKHSVGNPLTASPNIDYEITASFYRNGFFDFTGNHDQSPNHEMYLKRGRKNYWKPLHQARSKGLEWLAATMASQYWRVSNFK, encoded by the coding sequence ATGAAGAAGGGATACTTGATAGGAGCGCTAGCAAGTGCGGCAGGGGCCGCGCTGCTGATGAATAGAGACAAGAAGCGGCAAAGAATGGCAGATCCACCGCAATTTATGCTCAAGAAGGTGAAGCAGACCGCGGATGAAATCTCCCTGGAGTGGACGGATACTGAGGCGAATTATCGGGTGTATCGCCAGGGGCAGCTGATTTATGAAGGCGCCCGTTCGTCGGCTAAGGACAGAGGGCTGATGCCGGCTACAAGCTATCTGTACACGATTGAGAAGACGGATACTAAAGGGCGCGTGCTGGATTTGATCAAGGTGCAGACGGCGACGAAGCCCGAGAAGCGGCGGCAGGAGAATATCTTGCAGGATTGGATCATGACGTCCGTTGTAGGGCGGACGTTTATCAGCATGGAATGGGAGCCGATCGATGGCATTGAGGAATATACAATTTACCGAAATGGGAAAAGGCTGGCGCATGTAACGGACTCCTTCTATATCGATCAGACCGTGCGTCCTCAAGAGGAGTACACGTATTGGATTCGGGCGGAGCGGCCGCTGGCGCAGTCGGAGGAAAATTTAAGCGAGGAGAAGTTCGCCGCGGCGGGGGTAATCGGCTTTTTCAAAAAAGGAGCGAAGGAGAAAGAAGCGATGATGGAGGTATTCCGGATCGCCAAGCTATTCGATTCAATTGAAGCGATTTTGCGGCCGAAGGATTCATCCCAGGAACATCAGTGGCAGCTGCGCTATACAACTTTTTTGCCGATGAAGCGCTTGAAGAATCCGAACTTCTTTTCCATGAACCGCTATTTTGCCGGTGATGGGCGCGGCTTTGAACCTGAGGCGGACCGCTTTCGCACGCGCGCCGATCTGGCGGTGAGCTTTGCTGACGACAAGCCGTCCGTTCGCTTGAATAAAGCGGTGGGTCTGTCGAAAGCCTATGGCTGGACGGGTCGGTTAAGAGAGAAAGGAAGGGCTTCAGAGGGCGGCATTCAGCTCGAGAATGTGCAGACCGGAAAGGAAAAGGTGGAGGTGCTTCTCAAGCATTCGGTTGGCAATCCGCTCACCGCCTCGCCGAATATTGACTATGAAATCACCGCTTCCTTCTATCGCAACGGCTTCTTTGATTTCACCGGCAATCATGATCAGTCTCCGAATCATGAAATGTACTTGAAGCGCGGCCGCAAAAACTACTGGAAGCCGCTCCATCAGGCGAGAAGCAAAGGGCTGGAGTGGCTGGCGGCCACCATGGCCAGCCAGTACTGGCGCGTCTCTAATTTCAAATAA